From Vibrio crassostreae, one genomic window encodes:
- a CDS encoding ABC transporter permease has product MKEKNYLWNTSSGIIAVLLVLPILAIFTTAVGETDELFSHLMSTVMPTYAYNTVVLVMGTLFLSLVFGIPSAWIMAMCRVPGERVLQWALVLPLAMPGYIVGYIFTDWFDFAGPVQVLLRDLTGWGPGEYWFPDIRTLSGAIIVLSLVLYPYVYLLCRAAFMEQNVSLLQSARLLKCSPWESFRRISLPLVRPSMAVGLSLVAMETIGDFGTVSYFAVNTLTTAVYDTWLGYSSLTAAAKISAIMLVIVILLLSSERYSRRKQKLFQNQFSSREDFRYDLSGWKKWLALFWCWGLVCVAFLFPLGQLMIYAYKYFAQSWTPEFREYAVNSLYVSVVAAIIGVIIAMIVNFNQRVSPSKKNQAYMRIASMGYAVPGTVLAIGVMVPVLFMDHLVNDIAKVMEWGRPGLIFSGSMFALIFAMVVRFSAVAIGSIESSLSKVSPSLDMASKTMGCNTNQMLRRVHLPLIKRGALIAGLLVFIESMKELNAALLLRPFNFETLATYVYNYASDEHLELAAMPAVLLVLVGLIPLIIVNRSLEQKH; this is encoded by the coding sequence ATGAAAGAAAAGAATTATTTATGGAACACCAGTAGCGGCATTATTGCTGTATTACTGGTTTTACCGATCTTAGCGATTTTTACGACGGCTGTTGGAGAAACAGATGAGCTATTTTCTCATCTGATGTCCACAGTAATGCCCACCTATGCTTACAATACGGTGGTTTTAGTCATGGGAACCTTATTCCTGTCTTTGGTTTTTGGTATTCCGTCTGCTTGGATTATGGCAATGTGCCGTGTTCCGGGAGAGCGGGTTTTGCAATGGGCGCTAGTACTGCCATTAGCAATGCCAGGCTATATTGTTGGGTATATATTCACCGATTGGTTCGACTTTGCTGGGCCTGTTCAAGTTCTACTGCGAGATCTTACTGGGTGGGGACCCGGTGAGTATTGGTTCCCGGATATTAGAACCTTATCTGGTGCTATTATTGTTCTGTCTCTCGTTCTCTATCCTTATGTTTACTTGCTGTGCCGCGCCGCATTTATGGAGCAAAACGTCTCCTTACTGCAATCCGCTCGGTTGCTAAAATGCTCACCTTGGGAAAGCTTTCGTCGTATCTCGTTGCCACTTGTTCGCCCATCAATGGCGGTAGGTCTATCGCTTGTTGCGATGGAAACTATCGGTGATTTTGGTACCGTGAGTTACTTTGCAGTCAACACTTTAACGACAGCGGTTTACGATACCTGGTTAGGTTATTCAAGTTTAACGGCTGCTGCGAAAATATCGGCAATTATGCTGGTTATCGTGATCCTGCTGTTGAGTTCAGAGCGCTACAGTCGTCGTAAACAGAAATTGTTCCAGAATCAATTCAGCAGCCGTGAAGACTTTCGTTACGACCTATCCGGTTGGAAGAAGTGGTTGGCACTGTTTTGGTGCTGGGGATTAGTGTGCGTTGCATTCTTATTCCCTCTGGGTCAGTTGATGATCTATGCCTACAAATACTTTGCACAAAGTTGGACGCCTGAATTCAGAGAGTATGCTGTTAACAGTCTTTATGTGTCAGTAGTCGCGGCGATTATTGGCGTTATCATTGCGATGATTGTGAACTTTAATCAACGTGTCAGCCCGAGTAAGAAAAATCAGGCTTACATGCGTATTGCTTCGATGGGCTATGCTGTTCCAGGCACTGTGTTGGCGATTGGTGTGATGGTGCCTGTGCTGTTTATGGATCACTTAGTCAATGATATTGCCAAAGTGATGGAGTGGGGACGCCCGGGGCTGATTTTCTCTGGTTCCATGTTTGCGCTGATCTTTGCAATGGTGGTGCGTTTTTCTGCAGTGGCGATTGGCAGTATTGAAAGTAGCTTGAGTAAAGTATCTCCTTCATTGGATATGGCTTCTAAAACCATGGGTTGCAATACCAACCAGATGTTACGTCGTGTTCATTTACCTTTGATTAAACGCGGCGCGCTGATCGCCGGTTTACTGGTGTTTATCGAATCAATGAAAGAGCTAAATGCGGCATTGCTGCTGCGTCCTTTCAACTTCGAAACATTAGCGACCTATGTTTATAACTATGCCTCAGATGAGCACCTCGAATTGGCGGCGATGCCTGCTGTATTACTGGTGTTAGTAGGTTTAATTCCTCTGATCATCGTAAACCGTTCTTTGGAGCAGAAACACTAA
- a CDS encoding Fe(3+) ABC transporter substrate-binding protein, producing the protein MKKLLTLSALACSVIAPAAMAAEEVNVYSYRQPFLVEPMFKEFTKETGIKVNVKFAKKGLAEKLAQEGEYSPADVVLTVDISRLSELTKQGLVQSVESEVLEKNIPAQYQDTNNEWFALTTRTRSVYSSRDRVGRLGEEFTYEDLTKPEFKGKICTRSGKHPYNVSLVSSMIAHKGEAETKEWLEGVKANLARKPQGNDRAQVKAIKEGLCDVALGNSYYLGKMVNDKEQKAWADAVYINFPNQETTGTHVNISGMAMAKYSPNEENAVKLMEFLSGNTAQSMYAEVNYEYPVKADVKPSELVASWGEFKADTISLDQIADHHAAAIKLLDEVKFDL; encoded by the coding sequence ATGAAAAAACTGCTAACACTTTCAGCTCTAGCGTGTAGTGTCATTGCCCCTGCTGCAATGGCTGCGGAAGAAGTGAACGTATACTCTTACCGTCAACCTTTCCTAGTTGAACCAATGTTCAAGGAATTCACAAAAGAGACTGGCATTAAAGTAAACGTTAAGTTTGCTAAAAAAGGTTTAGCAGAAAAGTTAGCTCAAGAAGGCGAATACAGCCCTGCAGACGTAGTGTTAACTGTAGACATCAGTCGTCTATCTGAGCTAACTAAACAAGGTTTAGTTCAGTCTGTTGAAAGCGAAGTTCTTGAAAAGAATATTCCTGCTCAATACCAAGATACAAACAATGAGTGGTTCGCTCTAACAACACGTACACGTAGCGTTTACTCTTCTCGTGACCGTGTTGGTCGTCTAGGTGAGGAGTTTACTTACGAAGATCTAACTAAGCCTGAATTTAAAGGCAAGATCTGTACGCGTAGCGGTAAGCACCCATACAATGTTTCTCTAGTATCTTCAATGATCGCTCACAAAGGTGAAGCTGAAACGAAAGAGTGGCTAGAAGGCGTAAAAGCTAACCTAGCACGCAAGCCTCAAGGTAACGATCGCGCACAAGTTAAAGCGATTAAAGAAGGCCTATGTGATGTTGCTCTTGGTAACAGCTACTACCTAGGCAAGATGGTTAACGATAAAGAGCAAAAAGCTTGGGCTGACGCTGTTTACATTAACTTCCCTAACCAAGAGACAACGGGTACTCACGTGAATATCTCTGGTATGGCAATGGCTAAATACTCTCCAAACGAAGAGAATGCCGTTAAGCTAATGGAATTCCTATCGGGTAACACAGCACAAAGCATGTATGCAGAAGTGAACTATGAATACCCAGTGAAAGCTGATGTTAAACCTTCTGAGCTTGTTGCTTCATGGGGTGAATTCAAAGCAGATACAATTTCTCTAGACCAAATTGCTGACCACCACGCAGCAGCAATTAAACTATTAGACGAAGTTAAGTTCGATCTTTAA
- a CDS encoding ammonium transporter produces MELTTTVTELRYALDTFFFLISGALVMWMAAGFAMLEAGLVRSKNTTEILTKNICLYAIACTAFLVVGYNIMYVDNGEGGWLPSFGTLIGTQGEGADHSLESDFFFQVVFVATAMSVVSGAVAERMKLWSFLIFSVVLTAFIYPVEGYWTWGGGFLSEAGFSDFAGSGIVHMAGAAAALAGVLLLGARKGKYGKNGEIYPIPGSNMPLATLGTFILWFGWFGFNGGSQLMVSDFENATAVGQIFLNTNAAAAAGAIAALLVCKTTWGKADLTMILNGALAGLVAITADPLSPSPLFAVAIGSVSGALVVFSIIALDKAKIDDPVGAISVHGVCGFFGLMAVPLSNADATFGAQLMGAAVIFAWVFGASLAVWAVLKATIGIRVSEDEELEGMDMHDCGVGAYPEFVSVK; encoded by the coding sequence ATGGAACTTACAACAACAGTAACGGAACTACGTTACGCACTAGACACTTTTTTCTTCCTCATTTCAGGTGCGTTGGTAATGTGGATGGCAGCAGGCTTCGCGATGCTTGAAGCTGGCCTAGTTCGTTCAAAGAACACCACAGAAATTTTAACTAAGAACATCTGCTTGTACGCGATTGCTTGTACAGCGTTCTTAGTGGTTGGTTACAACATTATGTATGTCGACAACGGCGAAGGCGGTTGGTTGCCATCATTCGGTACTCTGATTGGTACTCAAGGTGAAGGCGCAGACCACTCTCTAGAATCAGACTTCTTCTTTCAGGTAGTATTCGTTGCAACTGCAATGTCTGTGGTATCTGGTGCAGTTGCTGAGCGTATGAAACTTTGGTCGTTCCTTATCTTCTCGGTAGTACTAACAGCATTCATTTACCCAGTTGAAGGTTACTGGACTTGGGGCGGTGGTTTCCTATCAGAAGCGGGTTTCAGTGACTTTGCAGGTTCGGGTATCGTACATATGGCCGGTGCAGCAGCTGCATTAGCAGGTGTTCTACTACTTGGTGCTCGTAAAGGTAAATACGGTAAGAACGGTGAAATCTACCCGATTCCTGGTTCAAACATGCCGCTTGCAACACTAGGTACATTTATTCTTTGGTTTGGTTGGTTCGGTTTCAACGGCGGTTCTCAATTGATGGTTTCAGATTTCGAGAACGCGACAGCAGTTGGTCAAATCTTCCTTAACACCAACGCAGCAGCGGCAGCTGGCGCAATCGCAGCACTACTAGTATGTAAAACGACTTGGGGTAAAGCAGACCTAACAATGATTCTTAACGGTGCGTTAGCTGGCCTAGTAGCAATCACTGCGGACCCTCTATCACCATCACCTCTATTTGCTGTAGCGATTGGTTCGGTATCTGGTGCATTGGTTGTATTCAGCATCATCGCTCTAGATAAAGCTAAGATTGATGATCCAGTAGGTGCAATCTCTGTACACGGTGTGTGTGGTTTCTTCGGTCTAATGGCTGTGCCACTAAGCAATGCTGACGCAACGTTTGGTGCTCAACTAATGGGTGCAGCAGTAATCTTTGCATGGGTATTCGGTGCTAGCCTAGCGGTATGGGCAGTGCTTAAAGCAACAATCGGTATTCGTGTTAGTGAAGATGAAGAGCTAGAAGGTATGGACATGCACGATTGTGGTGTCGGCGCTTACCCAGAGTTTGTATCAGTAAAATAA